One genomic region from Mycobacterium basiliense encodes:
- a CDS encoding Rv1453 family transcriptional regulator: protein MVWREPSQRIRELIREASWIALNPKPEWLDELDRATLAPNSAIADDPALAAVVSRSNRANLLHFAAANLRDPGAPVPPLLGAEQLRMARDLVRCGMDSLALEVYRIGHNVALRRWTEIVFGLTSDPQELRELLDGPVRAANEFVDATLAALVAQMRAEHDELTHNVLAERRKVVESILDGSPINCQRVETQLEYHLDRSHTAAVIWSEVPDGDYAELDRVVDAFGHAAGGRRPLAVVPNAATRWVWVSDAKPFQANAFDDALASAPQAHIAIGTPARGIEGFRRSHLDALITQQMLARLRSSQRVAFFAEVEMVALLTQNLDNSDNFIKTTLGDFVSASPELHTTLLTFIKNQCNASRAAKALFIHRNTLLHRLEAAQRLLPGPLDETSLYVAVALETMQWRGNQTGESPQALN from the coding sequence GTGGTATGGCGAGAGCCCTCACAGCGGATCCGTGAACTCATCCGCGAGGCATCCTGGATCGCGCTCAATCCCAAGCCGGAATGGCTCGATGAACTTGACCGCGCCACGCTGGCTCCCAACTCTGCCATTGCCGATGATCCCGCCCTGGCCGCCGTTGTCAGCCGCTCCAACCGTGCCAATCTGCTCCATTTCGCGGCCGCCAACCTGCGCGATCCCGGAGCCCCGGTACCCCCCTTACTGGGTGCCGAACAATTGCGCATGGCTCGAGACCTGGTGCGCTGCGGCATGGACTCACTGGCGCTCGAGGTCTACCGCATCGGGCACAACGTGGCATTGCGACGCTGGACCGAAATCGTGTTCGGACTGACCTCCGACCCTCAGGAGTTACGCGAGCTGCTCGACGGACCCGTACGCGCGGCCAACGAATTCGTCGATGCCACGCTTGCCGCCTTGGTTGCGCAGATGCGCGCGGAGCACGACGAACTGACCCACAACGTTCTCGCCGAACGCCGCAAGGTCGTCGAATCGATCCTCGATGGCAGTCCCATCAACTGCCAGCGCGTCGAAACCCAGTTGGAATACCACCTGGACCGATCTCATACCGCTGCGGTCATCTGGAGCGAGGTGCCCGACGGCGATTACGCCGAGCTCGATCGTGTGGTGGACGCGTTCGGCCACGCCGCTGGTGGCCGGCGACCGTTGGCGGTGGTGCCCAACGCCGCTACCCGCTGGGTCTGGGTCAGCGACGCCAAACCCTTCCAGGCCAATGCGTTTGACGACGCGCTGGCCAGCGCGCCGCAAGCGCACATCGCGATCGGGACCCCGGCGCGGGGAATCGAGGGGTTTCGACGGAGCCATCTCGACGCGCTCATCACACAACAGATGTTGGCGCGCCTTCGATCCAGTCAACGAGTCGCATTTTTCGCCGAGGTCGAGATGGTCGCATTACTCACCCAAAACCTGGACAACAGCGACAATTTCATCAAGACGACGCTCGGTGACTTCGTGTCGGCCAGCCCGGAGCTGCACACCACGCTGCTGACCTTTATCAAGAACCAATGCAACGCGTCGCGTGCAGCTAAGGCGCTCTTCATCCACCGAAACACCCTGCTGCATCGGCTTGAGGCGGCCCAGCGGCTGCTCCCGGGGCCGCTCGACGAAACCAGCCTCTACGTTGCGGTCGCGCTGGAAACCATGCAGTGGCGAGGCAATCAAACCGGCGAATCCCCGCAGGCACTCAACTGA
- a CDS encoding PE family protein yields the protein MSFVAVTPEAVAAAASDLARIGSTIGVANAAAAGSITTVLAAGADEVSAAIAALFGAHALQYQALSAQAAVFHQQFVHTLSRGVGAYAAAELVNASPLHGVEQDLLNLVNAPTQALFGRPLIGDGASGAAGTGQAGGAGGILWGNGGNGGSGGFGQAGGAGGEAGLFGNGGTGGAGGAWDYAAAGGAGGRGGLLYGNGGAGGVGGQGTLVGGSGGAGGWTGLIGSGGAGGAGGTGTALAGGAGGAGGNAGVLFGPGGIGGAGGQGLISGGAGGAGGDGGLIGDGALGGAGGVGTHDSGVGGQGGGARLFGAGGGGGAGGAGAGSGSGGAGGDGGSGGLVYGNGGGGGAGGAGGDSLISGIGGDGGRGGAGGAAGLWGVGGHGGSGAHGGNGAAGGLGLPGSGGGDAGNGGAGGRGGWLLGAGGTGGLGGVGGIGGAGGSGANALALGSDGGSGGNGGNGGAGGAGGSGGQGGLLRFLSGQGAGGAGGDGGAAGAAGDGGNGATGTFFGGNGIGGAGGNGGDPGIAGAGGAGGSGASLGLHGVDGAQPTSGGNGGNGGRGADAAGGFSSSSDGGRGGAGGDGGRYGNGGDGGAGGRGLTGTSGPSAIVSGQSGIGGGEGGRGGDGGAGGMGGAMAGHGGDGGDGGSGGNGGVGGNGKAGDNGVTGGNLDGKAGGNGGAGGTGGNGGNGGAGGHAQAASYSDGSQGAGGAGGNGGAGGIAGNGGNGADAVANTGASGGNGGHGGDNGGGGAGGLGGSGSTAGVDGATGATASAGGNGGNGGNGADSPAFAGKGGAGGNGGDGGSHGNGGHGGDGGKGGAGQPGITIISPSGADGGNGDMGGSGGVGGSGGKGGTMAGNGGDGGTGGMGGAGGDGGRGGDGGLDQLGSIDGGDGGNGGTGGIGGNGGSGGTAAHGAQGKGGAGGTGGTGGVAGDGGNGLDAAGGSGAAGGNGGHGGDNGGGGAGGKGGGGSTPGGDGKTGATPDAGGNGGNGGHGGSAATGSSAKGGAGGDGGDGGSHGDGGKGGNGGAGGSGAGGADATQASAKGGAGLNGGVGGAGGAGGDGGAMAGNGGAGGTGGNGGGGGTGGKGGGGSAGGAGVGGTNEGAGGNGGGGGTGGDGGKGGGGGAGGAGGQAHAGGAYHDGATGAGGLGGKGGTGGTGGNGGDGGNGADAVVLHAFAGSGGAGGNGGGGGVGGSGGAGGASGNGLTTSADGSTGGVGAGGNGGNGGNGGGADGGGIVNPKAGNGGHGGRGGDGATGGTGGNGGGGGRGGPGTLATGGSGGDGGNGGVASNGVGGKGGGGGVGGRGGDYSIISNAGDGGIGGTGGNGGSGTAGPGHGGRGGDGGAGGTGSGTPPPFGGGSPGGTGGSGGGGGKNGNGLPGFGGLPGSGPNGVAGGAGGPGGTGG from the coding sequence ATGTCGTTTGTCGCTGTGACGCCGGAGGCAGTGGCAGCCGCGGCGTCGGATTTGGCGCGCATCGGATCAACCATTGGTGTGGCGAATGCGGCGGCCGCGGGGTCGATCACGACGGTGCTGGCCGCCGGCGCCGATGAGGTGTCGGCGGCGATCGCGGCGTTGTTCGGCGCGCACGCGCTGCAGTATCAGGCGCTCAGCGCGCAAGCCGCGGTCTTTCACCAGCAATTCGTCCACACGTTGAGCAGGGGTGTGGGGGCCTACGCGGCCGCCGAATTGGTCAACGCGTCGCCTCTGCACGGCGTTGAGCAAGACCTGCTGAACCTCGTCAACGCGCCTACCCAGGCGTTGTTTGGGCGCCCATTGATCGGCGACGGCGCCAGCGGAGCCGCCGGGACCGGGCAGGCCGGCGGGGCGGGCGGCATCTTGTGGGGCAATGGCGGCAACGGCGGCTCCGGCGGTTTCGGCCAGGCTGGTGGCGCCGGCGGTGAGGCCGGCTTGTTCGGCAACGGTGGCACCGGGGGTGCCGGCGGCGCATGGGACTACGCCGCGGCCGGTGGGGCCGGCGGGCGCGGTGGGTTGTTGTACGGCAACGGCGGCGCCGGCGGTGTTGGTGGCCAGGGGACGTTGGTCGGGGGTTCCGGAGGCGCCGGCGGGTGGACCGGGCTGATCGGGTCGGGCGGCGCCGGCGGCGCCGGCGGTACTGGTACTGCCCTCGCCGGAGGCGCTGGCGGGGCCGGCGGCAACGCCGGGGTGTTGTTCGGACCCGGCGGCATCGGTGGGGCCGGCGGTCAGGGCCTGATCAGCGGTGGGGCCGGCGGCGCCGGCGGCGACGGCGGGCTGATCGGCGATGGCGCGCTGGGTGGTGCCGGCGGTGTCGGCACGCATGACAGCGGGGTCGGTGGCCAGGGCGGCGGCGCCCGGTTGTTCGGCGCCGGTGGTGGCGGCGGGGCGGGCGGCGCCGGCGCGGGTTCGGGCAGCGGCGGCGCCGGCGGTGATGGTGGGTCCGGTGGGTTGGTGTACGGCAACGGTGGTGGCGGTGGGGCCGGCGGCGCCGGCGGTGACTCACTGATCAGCGGTATCGGTGGCGACGGAGGACGGGGCGGTGCCGGCGGTGCCGCGGGTCTTTGGGGTGTCGGTGGCCACGGCGGCAGCGGCGCGCACGGCGGCAATGGCGCTGCGGGAGGACTCGGCCTGCCCGGGAGCGGCGGCGGCGACGCCGGCAACGGCGGGGCCGGCGGGCGGGGCGGCTGGCTTCTCGGCGCGGGCGGGACCGGCGGGCTGGGCGGCGTTGGCGGGATCGGTGGCGCGGGTGGTTCGGGCGCCAATGCATTGGCGCTCGGCAGCGACGGCGGCAGCGGCGGCAATGGTGGCAACGGCGGGGCCGGCGGGGCCGGTGGCAGCGGAGGCCAGGGTGGCTTGCTCCGTTTTCTGAGCGGACAAGGTGCCGGCGGGGCCGGCGGTGACGGCGGGGCAGCGGGCGCGGCCGGTGACGGCGGAAACGGTGCCACGGGCACCTTCTTCGGCGGCAATGGCATCGGCGGTGCCGGTGGTAACGGTGGTGACCCCGGTATCGCTGGTGCCGGCGGCGCCGGCGGTAGCGGCGCCTCCCTGGGTTTGCATGGCGTCGACGGTGCCCAGCCCACCAGCGGCGGCAACGGCGGCAATGGGGGTCGCGGCGCGGACGCCGCCGGCGGGTTTTCCTCGAGCAGTGACGGCGGAAGAGGCGGAGCCGGTGGTGACGGCGGCCGCTACGGCAATGGTGGCGACGGTGGTGCCGGCGGTCGCGGCTTGACCGGAACCAGCGGTCCCTCGGCCATCGTGTCCGGACAATCCGGCATCGGCGGGGGCGAAGGCGGTCGAGGCGGCGACGGTGGGGCTGGCGGCATGGGCGGAGCCATGGCCGGCCATGGCGGGGACGGTGGCGACGGCGGCAGCGGTGGCAACGGAGGGGTGGGCGGCAACGGCAAAGCTGGCGATAACGGCGTCACCGGGGGCAACCTCGATGGCAAGGCCGGCGGGAACGGCGGGGCCGGGGGCACCGGCGGCAATGGCGGTAACGGCGGTGCGGGCGGTCACGCGCAAGCGGCGTCATACTCCGATGGAAGCCAAGGTGCTGGCGGGGCCGGGGGCAACGGCGGGGCCGGGGGGATCGCGGGCAACGGCGGCAACGGCGCAGACGCGGTGGCGAATACCGGTGCGTCCGGGGGTAACGGTGGTCACGGCGGTGACAACGGCGGCGGCGGTGCCGGCGGCTTGGGCGGTAGCGGTTCCACCGCTGGGGTCGACGGCGCGACCGGGGCGACCGCAAGCGCCGGCGGTAACGGCGGTAACGGCGGTAACGGCGCCGACTCGCCCGCGTTCGCCGGGAAGGGCGGCGCCGGCGGTAACGGCGGTGACGGCGGCTCGCACGGCAACGGCGGTCACGGCGGGGACGGTGGCAAAGGCGGAGCGGGTCAACCAGGTATCACGATCATCTCGCCGTCCGGAGCCGACGGCGGTAACGGCGACATGGGCGGCAGCGGCGGGGTCGGTGGTTCCGGCGGCAAGGGCGGAACCATGGCCGGTAACGGTGGCGACGGGGGCACCGGTGGCATGGGTGGCGCCGGCGGCGACGGCGGCAGGGGCGGGGACGGCGGGCTGGACCAGCTGGGCAGCATCGACGGCGGCGATGGCGGCAACGGCGGAACCGGGGGGATCGGCGGCAACGGCGGTAGTGGCGGAACGGCTGCGCACGGCGCCCAAGGCAAGGGCGGGGCCGGCGGAACGGGAGGCACCGGCGGGGTCGCCGGCGATGGTGGGAACGGTCTGGACGCGGCCGGCGGCTCCGGTGCGGCCGGGGGCAACGGCGGGCACGGCGGCGACAACGGCGGCGGCGGTGCCGGCGGCAAAGGCGGCGGCGGCTCCACACCAGGTGGCGACGGCAAGACCGGCGCAACCCCGGACGCCGGCGGTAACGGCGGCAATGGAGGCCATGGCGGCAGCGCCGCCACCGGTTCCTCAGCCAAGGGTGGGGCTGGTGGTGACGGTGGTGATGGCGGCTCGCACGGCGATGGCGGCAAAGGCGGCAACGGTGGAGCGGGTGGCTCCGGTGCCGGCGGGGCGGACGCCACCCAGGCCAGTGCAAAAGGCGGGGCCGGGCTCAACGGTGGCGTCGGTGGTGCCGGGGGAGCCGGCGGCGATGGTGGAGCCATGGCCGGTAACGGCGGTGCCGGCGGTACCGGCGGCAACGGCGGGGGTGGAGGCACCGGCGGCAAGGGCGGTGGCGGGTCCGCCGGTGGTGCCGGCGTCGGAGGCACCAACGAGGGTGCCGGTGGCAACGGCGGGGGTGGAGGCACCGGCGGCGACGGCGGCAAGGGTGGCGGCGGGGGCGCTGGCGGTGCTGGCGGCCAGGCACATGCGGGCGGGGCATATCACGATGGCGCTACCGGCGCCGGCGGCCTCGGGGGCAAGGGGGGCACCGGCGGCACCGGCGGCAACGGCGGTGATGGCGGCAACGGCGCCGATGCGGTTGTGCTCCATGCCTTTGCCGGTAGCGGCGGTGCCGGCGGCAACGGCGGCGGTGGCGGAGTGGGCGGCTCCGGTGGTGCCGGCGGCGCCAGCGGCAATGGCTTGACCACCTCGGCGGACGGCTCGACCGGAGGTGTGGGCGCCGGCGGCAACGGCGGTAACGGCGGTAACGGCGGTGGCGCCGACGGCGGTGGCATCGTCAATCCCAAGGCCGGCAACGGAGGCCACGGCGGCCGCGGCGGCGACGGTGCCACCGGCGGCACCGGCGGCAACGGCGGCGGAGGCGGCCGGGGCGGTCCGGGAACGCTGGCCACCGGCGGCAGCGGCGGTGATGGCGGTAACGGCGGTGTCGCCAGCAACGGTGTGGGTGGCAAGGGTGGGGGCGGCGGCGTCGGTGGCCGCGGTGGCGACTACTCCATCATCTCCAATGCTGGCGATGGCGGCATCGGTGGCACGGGCGGCAACGGCGGTAGTGGCACCGCGGGCCCCG